The genomic segment AGGCTGTGTAGGTCACGGCCTTAACCGCATCGATGACTTCAGGAACGCTCGGCAGCGCGAGCTTTTCAAGGTTTGCCGCATAAGGCATCGGAACGTCCTTGCCGGTCACCCGCAAGACGGGAGCGTCAAGATAATCGAACGCTTTTTCCTGAACCTGATAAGCAATTTCGGACGAGACCGAACACATCGGGAAAGCTTCCTCGATAGTGACGATCCGGCCTGTTTTGCGCACCGAAGCAAGAACCGTTTCGATATCGAGCGGTCGAATGGTGCGCAGGTTGATGACTTCAGCCGAAATACCCATTCCAGCCAGTTCGTCCGCCGCCTGCAGCGTGTAGGTCATGCCGATGCCCCAGGAAACAAGCGTCACATCGGTACCGCCACGTTCGATCTTCGCCTTGCCGATCGGCAGCACGAAATCGTCCATGTCGGGAATTTCGAAGGAATGACCGTAAAGGATCTCGTTTTCCAGGAAGATGACCGGATTGGAATCGCGGATCGCGGCCTTCAACAGACCTTTCGCGTCGGCCGCGGAATAAGGTTGAACCACCTTCAGACCCGGCACATGGGCATACCATGATGCATAATCCTGCGAGTGCTGTGCACCAACGCGTGCCGCCGCACCGTTCGGGCCACGGAAGACAATCGGTGCTCCCATCTGCCCACCGGACATATAGAGCGTCTTCGCAGCGGAGTTGATGATCTGATCGATCGCCTGCATGGCGAAGTTGAAGGTCATGAACTCGACGATTGGCCGCAAGCCGGCCATGGCAGCGCCGACGCCAAGCCCGGTAAAGCCATGCTCGGTGATCGGTGTATCGATCACGCGCTTGTCGCTGAACTCGTCCAGAAGACCCTGGGTGATCTTGTAGGCACCCTGGTATTCGGCCACTTCCTCGCCCATGACGAAAACGTCCGGGTCACGGCGCATTTCTTCCGCCATTGCATCCCGCAGCGCTTCGCGGACAGTGGAGGTTTTCATTGCGGTGCCGGCCGGAATTTCCGGGTCTTCCGCAGGCTCGGAAACAACGGGCGCTACGGGAGCAGCCGGTGCTGCAGGTGCGCTCGGTGCCTCGGCCTGAGCAGGTGCGGCTGCCGGAGCAGCAGCGGCTGCATCCATTGCGCTCGCATCCTCGCCCTCACCAAGAAGCACGGCGATCTTCTCGTTGACCTTGACGTTGTCGGTCCCTTCAGGAACCAGGATCTTGCCAAGCGTACCCTCGTCGACGGCTTCGACTTCCATCGTTGCCTTGTCGGTTTCAATTTCGGCGATCACATCGCCCGCAGTGACTGCTTCACCTTCGGCCTTCAGCCATTTGGCGAGCTTGCCCTCTTCCATTGTCGGCGAGAGAGCCGGCATCAAAATATCAATCGGCATTTCTTCCCCCGGCGTTACAGCAAGATGTCGGTGTAGAGTTCAGATGCGTCCGGTTCCGGATCGTTCTGCGCAAATTCAGCTGCTTCGGCGACCTTTGCGCGGACATCTTTATCGATCGCCTTCAGGTCGTCTTCACTCGCCCAACCCTTTTCGATCATCCGGGCCCTGACCTGCTCGATCGGATCGTGCTCGGTCCGCATTTTCTGAACTTCATCCTTGGAACGGTATTTCGCGGGATCGGACATGGAGTGACCGCGATACCGGTAGGTGATCATTTCCAGGATGTACGGTCCTTTGCCATCCCGGCACCAGGCCAATGCCTTGTCGGACGCTGCCTTGACGGCCCGGACATCCATCCCGTCAACCTGTTCACCGGGGATACCGAAGGAGGCACCACGTTGGGAAAGATCCGTGGTTGCCGAGGCGCGATTTACGCTCGTACCCATGCCGTATTTGTTGTTTTCGATCACGTAAACGACGGGAAGCTTCCAGAGTTCCGCCATGTTGAAGCTCTCGTAGACCTGGCCCTGGTTGGACGCGCCATCTCCGAAAAACGCCATCGAAACGTTGCCGTTTCCGCGATACTTGTTGGCAAAACCAAGACCGGTTCCAAGAGATACCTGCGCACCGACAATGCCGTGGCCGCCGTAGAAATGCTTCTCTTTGGAGAACATATGCATCGACCCGCCCTTCCCTTTGGAAAGACCGCCGCGCCGGCCGGTGAGTTCCGCCATGACGGCGCCCGGATCGAGATCCATTGCCAGCATGTGGCCGTGATCACGATAGCCGGTGATCATCTGATCGCCGTCCTTCTTGGCCATCTGCATACCGACCACGACAGCTTCCTGCCCGATATACAAATGACAAAATCCGCCGATGAGGCCCATGCCGTACAATTGTCCGGCTTTTTCCTCAAATCGGCGGATCAGAAGCATTTCGCGGTATGCGTGAAGTTCTTCGTCCTTGTCGAACTCGGCGATCGCAGGCTTCGCTTTCTTGGCGGTGCTGCGGGTCCGGCTAGCGCTCTTGGAGCGAGCGGAAGTGGTCTTTGATGCTGTGGCCATAACCCTCTTCTCGGCGTGACGTTTCCCCTAAGACAGGTAGCTGCAACTTATCCTGTTGCTCCTGTCAATCCAATCCAATTATAACGGGAACCTGAAGCGATTTAAATTGTTGCTTTAGATGAGAAAAATAGAATTTAACAAGAATATTGTTAATCATGAAAAATGAACTTGTTTTTAGTTCATGCTGTAGCGATGTCCGGGCCGAAGGACGACAAGTTCGTTTGAGTGCACAAGGTTGAGGTTCAGCCGGGCTCGCTCATCCAGCATATCGGGATCGAGACTTTCGGGCCGAAGCAGGCTGACGCGAGCGACAAGTTTTTGCCGTTCTTCCGACAGAAGTTCAAGCTCAGCCTCAAGCTCCGAGACCCTGCTCTCGATCATGGCGCGGCCAACCAGACCGAGTTCACCGCTCATGGCGTGAAATCCGAAATAACCAAGCGCCGCAATAGCGATCACAGGCGTGATGAGGCGGCGAATGAAAGACTGTTTTCGCTGGCGGGTAGCTGCTCGGGGCACTCTTGGGACCTTAACGCTGAACTGTTGGTCTCTTTGTTTCTCCACTATGCGGGGTTAGGTTTAATAGAGTCTTGAGACAGTCATTCAAATGTCGGCTAAATCGCGAATGACCTGGGGACTGGACATGGACCGATTTTCAAAGGAACGGGATGAAATGGTTTCGCGGCAACTTGAAGGCCGCGGTCTTCAGGACCAACGTGTACTTGCTGCCATGAGGACGGTCCCGCGACATCTGTTTGTATCGAAAAAACTCGCCAATCATGCTTATAGGGACATGCCACTGACCATCGGCCATTACCAGTCGATTTCGCAGCCCTACATGGTTGCGCTGATGTGTGAACTGCTTGACCTTTCCGCAACTGACACGGTTCTGGAGGTTGGAACAGGATCCGGCTACGCCGCCGCTGTTCTGTCGGAGTTATGCGGCCATGTGGTCACTGTTGAGCGAATCCCGGAACTTGCAAAGAATGCTCGCGTTGTGCTCGGCACACTCGGCTGCGACTCAATCGAGGTCCATTGCGTCGATGGAACAGTAGGTTTTCCTGGCAGGAGCCCCTACGATGCGATCCTGGTTTCTGCAGGGGCACCAGCTGTTCCCGAAGGATTGAAACAGCAGCTGAAATCGGGTGGCCGCCTGGTCATTCCTGTCGGCAACAGCAAAATGACCCAGGACCTTTTGCGTATTCGCAGACATTCCAAGGACAAATTTGAAACCGAGAACCATGGCGGCGTCGCCTTCGTACCCCTTGTCGGCAAAGAAGGTTGGTCGATGTAAGCTCTCATAGGCGCATTGTTGAACTGCGGATCACGCAGCTGCCAATCGCGCGAGTTTCGTCAAAATGGTGGCAGTCCCCTTGAGCCGCGAATCCGTCTTTTCCCAATCCCTCGTCAGCACAACTCGCTGGTCTGGTCGGATTTTTGCGAGTACGCCCTGCTCGGCGATATAGGAAACGAGCCCGGCCGGGTTGGAAAACTCGCTGTTGCGGAAGCTGACCAGAATGCCTTTCGGCCCGGCATCGACTTTCTCGACATTCGCCTTCCGGCACAGTCCCTTGATGTAAACGATCTTCAGAAGATGCTGCACCTCTTCCGGCAAGGGTCCGAACCGGTCAATGAGTTCAGCACCGAATGCGTCGATTTCCTCCGCCTCAGTGACATCTCCCAACCGGCGGTAGAGCTGCAGGCGCAATTGGAGATCGGCGACATAGTCCTCTGGAATGAGAACAGGCGTACCGATATTGATTTGTGGCGACCATTGTTCCTCGCCGTAATCCGCGCCGCCATCTTTGAGCTGGGCGACCGCCTCTTCCAACATCTGCTGGTAGAGTTCGAAGCCCACCTCCTTGATGTGGCCTGACTGTTCCTCGCCAAGAAGGTTCCCTGCCCCGCGAATGTCCAGATCGTGGCTCGCGAGCTGAAAACCGGCTCCGAGCGTTTCCAGCGATTGCAGCACCTTGAGCCGCCGTTCGGCTGTCGCCGTGAGTGTTTTGTTGGCAGGCACTGTGAAGAGCGCATAGGCGCGTGTCTTGGAGCGTCCAACTCGTCCGCGCAACTGGTAAAGCTGCGCCAGGCCGAACATGTCCGCACGGTGTACGATCAGCGTGTTCGCTGTTGGAATATCCAGTCCTGATTCGACAATCGTGGTTGAGAGCAGAACGTTGTACTTGCCCTCATAAAAGGCGTTCATGACATCTTCCAGCTCGCCGGGCGGCATCTGGCCGTGGGCAACCGCGACCTTCAGTTCCGGAACCTGCTCTTCCAGGAAAGCGAGCCTGTCGGCGATATCAGAGAGCCTCGGACAAACGTAAAAACTCTGACCACCGCGATAATGCTCACGCAGCAATGCCTCACGCACGACCAAAGGATCAAAAGGCGAGACAAAAGTCCGCACGGCCAGCCTGTCGACCGGCGGCGTTGCGATCAGCGACAATTCACGAACGCCCGTCAGGGCAAGTTGCAGCGTGCGCGGGATTGGGGTTGCCGACAGGGTCATAACGTGGACGTCGGACTTCAGCTCTTTCAGCCGCTCCTTGTGCTTTACGCCGAAATGCTGCTCTTCGTCGATGATCAGCAGGCCGAGATCGCGGAACTGGATCGATTTTCCAAGGAGCGCGTGTGTTCCGACAACGATATCGACGGACCCGTCGGTAATGCCTTTTTTGGTCAATGTAAGCTGTTTGGAAGGCACAAGCCGAGACGCGTGACCGACATTGATCGGCAGCCCGTGAAAGCGTTCGGAAAAGGTCTTGTAGTGCTGACGCGCCAGAAGCGTTGTCGGCACAACGACAGCGACCTGACGGCCGGACATGGCGGCAATGAATGCTGCGCGCAGGGCCACTTCGGTTTTGCCAAACCCCACATCACCGCAGATCAGGCGATCCATTGGCCGGCCCGATGACAGGTCATCGAAAACCGCATCAATCGCCGTCAGCTGATCTTCTGTCTCTTCATAGGGAAAGCGCGTTGCAAACTCGTCGTAGACCCCTTCCGGCGTTTCAACCACCGGCGCAGTCTTCAGAGCACGCTCCGCCGCGGTTTTGATCAAGCCGTCCGCGATCTCAAGAATGCGCTTCTTGAGTTTCGCCTTACGCGCCTGCCAAGCGCCTCCACCGAGCTTGTCGAGTTGGGCCTCCTGATCCTCGGAGCCGTAGCGCGACAGGAGTTCAATATTCTCAACCGGCAGGTAAAGCTTGTCACCGCCTGCATATTGCAGTTCCAGGCAATCATGCGGCGCACCGACGGCCTCGATGGTTTTCAGGCCAATGAATCTGCCAATTCCATGTTCGACATGGACAACGAGATCTCCTTCGGAAAGCCCCGTTGCCTCGGTAATGACATTCGCACCCTTGGATTTGCGGCGGGACTTTCTGACCAGCCTGTCGCCGAGAATGTCCTGCTCGCCAATAAAGGCGATGTCCTTGAGTTCAAAGCCGTGCTCGATTCCAAGAACACACAAAGCCGAAGTCTTTGCCGGAAGTTTTTCGACACCGTCCAGCGTTTCAACATCCTGAACCGAGCCCAAGCCGTGATCGCCCAGGATCTGACCCAGGCGATCGCGCGACCCTTCGGACCAGCAGGCAATGACGGTGCGCTTGCCCTCTTTTTGAAGCGCACGCACATGGCCCGTCAAAGCATCGAAGATGTTGACATCTCCGGCCGCACGTTCTGCCGCAAAGCTGCGTCCCTGCCGTCCTTCGATTTCCACGACGGTCTTGCCGCTTCCGGGCGGCGGCGTGAACGGATCGAGCACCGCGCTTGCCCTGTCGGCGATCGCAGTTGTCCAAGCGTC from the Roseibium sp. HPY-6 genome contains:
- the pdhA gene encoding pyruvate dehydrogenase (acetyl-transferring) E1 component subunit alpha, with the translated sequence MATASKTTSARSKSASRTRSTAKKAKPAIAEFDKDEELHAYREMLLIRRFEEKAGQLYGMGLIGGFCHLYIGQEAVVVGMQMAKKDGDQMITGYRDHGHMLAMDLDPGAVMAELTGRRGGLSKGKGGSMHMFSKEKHFYGGHGIVGAQVSLGTGLGFANKYRGNGNVSMAFFGDGASNQGQVYESFNMAELWKLPVVYVIENNKYGMGTSVNRASATTDLSQRGASFGIPGEQVDGMDVRAVKAASDKALAWCRDGKGPYILEMITYRYRGHSMSDPAKYRSKDEVQKMRTEHDPIEQVRARMIEKGWASEDDLKAIDKDVRAKVAEAAEFAQNDPEPDASELYTDILL
- a CDS encoding septum formation initiator family protein, whose translation is MPRAATRQRKQSFIRRLITPVIAIAALGYFGFHAMSGELGLVGRAMIESRVSELEAELELLSEERQKLVARVSLLRPESLDPDMLDERARLNLNLVHSNELVVLRPGHRYSMN
- a CDS encoding pyruvate dehydrogenase complex E1 component subunit beta, producing the protein MPIDILMPALSPTMEEGKLAKWLKAEGEAVTAGDVIAEIETDKATMEVEAVDEGTLGKILVPEGTDNVKVNEKIAVLLGEGEDASAMDAAAAAPAAAPAQAEAPSAPAAPAAPVAPVVSEPAEDPEIPAGTAMKTSTVREALRDAMAEEMRRDPDVFVMGEEVAEYQGAYKITQGLLDEFSDKRVIDTPITEHGFTGLGVGAAMAGLRPIVEFMTFNFAMQAIDQIINSAAKTLYMSGGQMGAPIVFRGPNGAAARVGAQHSQDYASWYAHVPGLKVVQPYSAADAKGLLKAAIRDSNPVIFLENEILYGHSFEIPDMDDFVLPIGKAKIERGGTDVTLVSWGIGMTYTLQAADELAGMGISAEVINLRTIRPLDIETVLASVRKTGRIVTIEEAFPMCSVSSEIAYQVQEKAFDYLDAPVLRVTGKDVPMPYAANLEKLALPSVPEVIDAVKAVTYTA
- the mfd gene encoding transcription-repair coupling factor; protein product: MFDSLLKDRANVTLAGVPDGAESFALARILAESDADGLALVFVARDATRMAMVSEALAFFDPTIDVIQLPAWDCLPYDRVSPNSAISARRLLALGQLARGIAAGKKTILLTTLNAALQRLPERSFMEEQTFSMAPGNQVDMAAITNWLEMNGFSRTPTVRETGEYAVRGGIVDLFAPGAEEPVRLDFFGDTLESIRSFNSETQRTSKQLKRLDLVPMSEVVLSEDAISRFRRSYLAQFGAASREDVLYQSISDGRRYAGMEHWLPLFHERLETLFDYIADTPVVLDTNSADAVRERAEQIVEHYNARQDAREMGSASGTVPYMPIEPDSLYVSQDAWTTAIADRASAVLDPFTPPPGSGKTVVEIEGRQGRSFAAERAAGDVNIFDALTGHVRALQKEGKRTVIACWSEGSRDRLGQILGDHGLGSVQDVETLDGVEKLPAKTSALCVLGIEHGFELKDIAFIGEQDILGDRLVRKSRRKSKGANVITEATGLSEGDLVVHVEHGIGRFIGLKTIEAVGAPHDCLELQYAGGDKLYLPVENIELLSRYGSEDQEAQLDKLGGGAWQARKAKLKKRILEIADGLIKTAAERALKTAPVVETPEGVYDEFATRFPYEETEDQLTAIDAVFDDLSSGRPMDRLICGDVGFGKTEVALRAAFIAAMSGRQVAVVVPTTLLARQHYKTFSERFHGLPINVGHASRLVPSKQLTLTKKGITDGSVDIVVGTHALLGKSIQFRDLGLLIIDEEQHFGVKHKERLKELKSDVHVMTLSATPIPRTLQLALTGVRELSLIATPPVDRLAVRTFVSPFDPLVVREALLREHYRGGQSFYVCPRLSDIADRLAFLEEQVPELKVAVAHGQMPPGELEDVMNAFYEGKYNVLLSTTIVESGLDIPTANTLIVHRADMFGLAQLYQLRGRVGRSKTRAYALFTVPANKTLTATAERRLKVLQSLETLGAGFQLASHDLDIRGAGNLLGEEQSGHIKEVGFELYQQMLEEAVAQLKDGGADYGEEQWSPQINIGTPVLIPEDYVADLQLRLQLYRRLGDVTEAEEIDAFGAELIDRFGPLPEEVQHLLKIVYIKGLCRKANVEKVDAGPKGILVSFRNSEFSNPAGLVSYIAEQGVLAKIRPDQRVVLTRDWEKTDSRLKGTATILTKLARLAAA
- a CDS encoding protein-L-isoaspartate(D-aspartate) O-methyltransferase, which translates into the protein MDRFSKERDEMVSRQLEGRGLQDQRVLAAMRTVPRHLFVSKKLANHAYRDMPLTIGHYQSISQPYMVALMCELLDLSATDTVLEVGTGSGYAAAVLSELCGHVVTVERIPELAKNARVVLGTLGCDSIEVHCVDGTVGFPGRSPYDAILVSAGAPAVPEGLKQQLKSGGRLVIPVGNSKMTQDLLRIRRHSKDKFETENHGGVAFVPLVGKEGWSM